One Deltaproteobacteria bacterium genomic region harbors:
- a CDS encoding TetR/AcrR family transcriptional regulator, whose protein sequence is MKKSSRTPRRGHILDVAANVLAERGYRDTTMLEVAKRASASKETLYAWFGDKLGLFEAVIRRNAVRVRVALNGHLDSDTSVETTLTDFGRALATHLLCDNAVSINRAAIAEATSGPALAHSLGRVGREPIRRAFVQYLEQCHACGLLNVEDADEAVDTFLGLLLGDLQTRRLLGFVDVPCEADIEGRATRAARNFLRLHTPFP, encoded by the coding sequence GTGAAAAAGTCATCCCGCACACCTCGCCGCGGTCATATCCTCGATGTCGCGGCCAACGTGCTGGCCGAACGCGGATATCGCGACACCACCATGCTCGAAGTGGCCAAACGGGCCTCGGCGTCCAAGGAAACCCTGTATGCCTGGTTCGGAGACAAGCTGGGCCTCTTCGAGGCCGTCATTCGCCGAAACGCCGTCCGGGTTCGCGTCGCCCTGAACGGCCACCTCGACAGCGACACATCGGTGGAAACCACCCTCACCGATTTTGGCCGAGCACTGGCCACCCACCTCCTCTGCGACAACGCGGTTTCCATCAACCGTGCCGCCATCGCGGAAGCGACTTCCGGCCCTGCCTTGGCCCACAGCTTGGGCAGGGTGGGGCGCGAGCCGATTCGCCGCGCCTTCGTCCAGTATCTGGAACAGTGCCACGCGTGTGGCCTGCTCAACGTCGAAGACGCCGATGAGGCGGTTGATACCTTTCTTGGCCTATTGCTGGGGGATCTCCAGACCCGGAGGCTATTGGGGTTTGTGGACGTTCCGTGTGAGGCTGACATTGAGGGCAGGGCGACACGAGCGGCCAGGAACTTCCTTAGACTCCACACGCCTTTCCCTTGA
- a CDS encoding ABC transporter permease, translating to MPDVWVDILRLLDGTLRLATPLILCAMAGVLSERSGIVDIGLEGKLLAGAFAAAAAASLSGSPWIGLAAAIAVAVLFAAAHGFACITQHGEQIISGLAVNILASGLTVVVGIAVFQQGGQTPALGPTERFGPIHLPGVDAVAQVPVAGPLYAELISGHNILVYAGLGVVLAVWWLLYRTAFGLRVRAVGEAPEAVETAGVSVSWLRYRAVLLAGVLCGIAGAYLSIAHGAGFVREMSAGKGYIALAAMIFGKWRPGPALLACLLFGFLDTFTPRLEGVAVSCGDGNALQFLITALGGACDQGRLRLPAALIPMLPYVLTVVLLAGFFGRAVPPSALGKAYLK from the coding sequence ATGCCTGATGTCTGGGTCGACATCCTGCGGCTTCTCGACGGGACGCTTCGGCTGGCCACCCCGCTGATTCTTTGCGCCATGGCGGGGGTTCTTTCCGAACGGTCCGGGATCGTGGACATCGGACTGGAGGGCAAGCTCCTGGCGGGCGCCTTCGCCGCGGCCGCCGCCGCGAGCCTTTCCGGCTCCCCCTGGATCGGGCTTGCGGCGGCCATCGCGGTCGCGGTCCTGTTCGCGGCCGCTCACGGGTTCGCCTGCATCACCCAGCACGGCGAGCAGATCATCTCCGGACTCGCCGTGAACATCCTGGCGTCCGGTCTGACGGTCGTGGTGGGGATCGCCGTTTTCCAGCAGGGCGGCCAGACGCCGGCTCTCGGGCCGACGGAGCGGTTCGGCCCCATCCACCTGCCCGGAGTGGACGCCGTGGCCCAGGTGCCGGTGGCGGGTCCGCTCTACGCCGAGCTGATCTCGGGCCACAACATATTGGTCTACGCCGGCCTGGGCGTGGTCCTTGCGGTGTGGTGGCTGCTCTACCGCACGGCCTTCGGGTTGCGCGTGCGCGCTGTCGGCGAGGCCCCCGAGGCCGTGGAGACGGCGGGCGTCTCGGTCTCCTGGCTGCGCTATCGCGCCGTCCTCCTGGCCGGCGTCCTCTGCGGCATCGCCGGCGCCTATCTCTCCATCGCCCACGGCGCCGGCTTCGTGCGCGAGATGTCCGCCGGCAAGGGCTATATCGCCCTCGCCGCCATGATCTTCGGGAAGTGGCGGCCGGGCCCGGCGCTGCTGGCCTGTCTGCTCTTCGGCTTCCTCGACACGTTCACGCCAAGGCTGGAAGGCGTGGCCGTGTCATGCGGCGACGGCAACGCGCTGCAGTTTCTGATCACCGCCCTCGGCGGCGCCTGCGACCAGGGACGGCTCAGGCTGCCGGCGGCACTGATCCCGATGCTGCCCTACGTCCTGACGGTGGTGTTGCTGGCGGGTTTCTTCGGGCGCGCGGTGCCGCCGAGTGCGTTGGGGAAAGCCTACCTCAAATGA
- a CDS encoding peptidoglycan-binding domain-containing protein, whose product MFRLLVNIGGIFDVFVSKKAPESLRTAMLPTLTVTGRVGSIFVERLRFGEGIDYGRNRYLLLLTSAAMTEVERRHLVGSLEEAVGARFDRLIEAVNRDEVSEDLRGIFAACARADEQDDWPEGFPKAHQDGEGSQAAVTAESQVHQSEQPREVRTSDDSRDSEQPEDTTGKIGHRDGEGPLPSRAVWLGAVVAINLLFAGLVFGSMAWYLERSIGRGSPAEGLDGLQRRVTELSTKLDDLESSVEKVAKTVNASLTQLPDLSTKLDDLEGSVGEVVETVNASLTQLPNLSAQLGYLKGSVRQLLTTVDPSLKKNGEISTGPKGVEDPVGQVVKKIQTILKGLKYYSGKVDGLFGSNTAAAIREWQLDNGESSTGKLDWETIKGILESEPSATSHAEGRQGDAGP is encoded by the coding sequence ATGTTCAGATTGTTGGTGAATATCGGGGGCATTTTTGATGTCTTCGTGTCAAAGAAGGCCCCGGAATCGCTTCGAACCGCGATGTTGCCAACCTTGACCGTCACCGGGCGTGTAGGGAGCATTTTCGTAGAACGGCTTCGTTTCGGGGAAGGAATCGACTACGGACGGAACCGATATCTGCTGCTCCTGACTTCGGCCGCGATGACGGAGGTCGAAAGAAGGCACTTGGTCGGTTCGCTGGAGGAGGCGGTCGGTGCTCGATTCGACAGGCTTATTGAAGCCGTCAATCGAGACGAAGTATCGGAAGATCTACGGGGTATTTTCGCGGCTTGCGCGCGTGCGGACGAACAGGACGACTGGCCGGAAGGGTTTCCGAAGGCCCACCAGGATGGCGAAGGCTCCCAAGCCGCAGTCACGGCTGAGTCCCAAGTGCATCAATCGGAGCAACCGAGAGAGGTTCGCACGTCAGACGATTCCAGGGACAGTGAACAGCCGGAGGACACCACGGGCAAGATCGGCCATCGTGACGGTGAAGGACCATTGCCGTCGCGGGCGGTCTGGCTAGGGGCGGTGGTCGCCATCAATCTGTTGTTTGCGGGACTGGTGTTCGGGTCAATGGCCTGGTACCTGGAGCGAAGCATTGGGCGGGGAAGCCCCGCGGAGGGGCTGGATGGATTGCAGAGGAGAGTTACGGAGCTCTCGACTAAGCTCGATGATCTGGAAAGTTCCGTAGAAAAAGTGGCCAAGACGGTCAATGCGTCGCTGACACAACTTCCAGACCTCTCGACTAAGCTCGATGATCTGGAAGGTTCCGTAGGCGAAGTGGTCGAGACGGTCAATGCGTCGCTGACACAACTTCCAAACCTATCGGCTCAGCTCGGGTATCTGAAAGGTTCCGTAAGACAGTTGCTCACGACGGTCGATCCGTCGCTGAAGAAAAACGGGGAGATCTCGACTGGGCCGAAAGGTGTGGAGGATCCCGTAGGCCAAGTGGTGAAGAAGATTCAAACGATACTGAAAGGCCTCAAATACTATTCTGGGAAAGTTGACGGGCTCTTTGGAAGCAACACGGCAGCTGCAATAAGGGAATGGCAGTTGGATAACGGTGAGTCTTCCACAGGCAAGTTGGATTGGGAGACAATCAAAGGAATCCTTGAGAGCGAACCAAGTGCCACGAGTCATGCCGAGGGTCGCCAAGGTGATGCGGGACCGTAA